The Lycium barbarum isolate Lr01 chromosome 4, ASM1917538v2, whole genome shotgun sequence nucleotide sequence CTAGTCTGCATGCAGAAAATTACTAAACAACTTTTACTAAAAAAAAGTCAAAGACTACCTAATTTTTCTCTAGCATCTCAAAAATAATTTACTAATAACCAACACTTGGTggcatcttaaaaaaaaaaacaagaacaataataagAATACCAAAACAAATAACTCGCATTGAAAAAGAAGTTGAAGCCACTGCTACTGCTACTGGTGCCACTGGAAAAACATCCATTTTATCATAAGCACAAACAAAAACAAGAACCTGAACCCGAACCTGCAAACGAAAAACAAGGTTTCATCCATGTCCAAAGAACATTTAGGGTTGAGAGTTTAGGGCTCGGGACTAAGAAGAATAATATTGAACAGGTAATTCTTCCTCCTCGCTTATTTCATTTTCAACAGGTAATTCTTCCTCTTCACTTGTGTCGCTACTGTTTGCTGAATCTTCCTCATAAGAAGAGTACTCATCGTCAACAGATAGATATTCCTCTTCATTTGCCATGGAAGTTCCTTCCCCGAGATCAATTTCTTCATATATGCTGTCAGGATGCTCCAATTCATTTTCTAATTCTCTGTCCACTGTTTCTTGAACACTCGATATGTCATTTTGGTATGCAACATTCAAAGTATTCTCGACTTCCACATGACCCACAGGCTTTGTTTTAATAACAACCCACCAATCCGATTTATCCCTACGCAATGGATAAGGAGCATAATACACTTGCTTGACATTTTATGCAATGACAAAAGGATCATAGCTTCCATACTGCCTTGTATGCTTAACTTCAACAATTTTGTAATGTGGATCTATCCTTGTACCAGTTTTTGGTGTTGGGTCAAACCACTTACAACGAAAAAGTATTAATTTTTTGTATGGCCAACCAGGATACTCTAGTTCTAAAATCTCTTGGAGCACACCACAATAATCAATATCTCCATCCTGATTGTTAGTGTCCCCTTTAACCCAGACTCCGCTATTATTGCTTTTATAATGCTTGGAGCTTTCTTCAGTACGGAATTTGTAACCATTGACATTGTATTTTTTCATTGTTTTGACATAAGGGTCTGGTCCCCAAGCTATATCTTTCAGAAATTGGTGAGCTATGCCATTATTTGGATCATGGACCTagtggttaaaaaaaaaattagtaaatatttatagtttataaaaaatgaaatataGTTGAATTTTATAACTTAACACTTACATAGCATTTGAACCACTCGCTAAACTTGGAATAAACAGGAGCATAGCCATACCTACCCATGAACAAACTGTCCAACACATTTAATGCTTGTCAGTGACATATTAGTATGGATTATtttgaaaaaatcaataatataaTTTGAAACCTATTTATAATATGGTTGAACTTCCGGGCAATTCATCAATACATGTGTTGTGGCTGATTTTTTCTCCATATCAGTTAGGAGTCTTCTTTTAATAGTTTTAGAACCCCGACCTGGTCGATTGAATATGGATTTTGGCGGGGCCAAAGGATCATTCTCACCTTCATCGTTTCGAGTTGGCCTATTTCTCAAACACGGAATGTGTTTCTTAAAATAATAAGAACAGAAGTGAGAGGTTTCCGCAGCGAGATAGGCCTCACATATAGATCCCTCAATC carries:
- the LOC132636175 gene encoding uncharacterized protein LOC132636175; this encodes MGRYGYAPVYSKFSEWFKCYVHDPNNGIAHQFLKDIAWGPDPYVKTMKKYNVNGYKFRTEESSKHYKSNNSGVWVKGDTNNQDGDIDYCGVLQEILELEYPGWPYKKLILFRCKWFDPTPKTGTRIDPHYKIVEVKHTRQYGSYDPFVIA